Proteins encoded within one genomic window of Rubripirellula tenax:
- the rny gene encoding ribonuclease Y, whose protein sequence is MNTSIAFYCLISLLVGSGVTFGLFKANDKKRTDKANEEAQKLLAAARGQAETQRAELMLAAKESALQLKASADEELAAGRKTLSIREQKLDRRDEQLHQQEDALKKQQRGLESSQTRLAAQMKGVSDQRIQLEKTLKEQLSILETASGMSRAEATEKLMASLQTDLEHERGSVLLKHKKLMGEVVNAQSREILLTAIQRYASAHTAESTTSTVDVPTDDMKGRIIGREGRNIRAFEKATGVDVIIDDTPGVVIVSGFDPVRREIARQSLGALIADGRIHPSKIEEVVEETTKKIDDFMMQKGREAADEVGVPGLHDKVIRMLGRLHFRTSYSQNVLRHSVEVAFISGLVAEMIGMDGDLARRCGLLHDIGKAADHELEGGHPKIGADILRRNGEGPEVVHAALGHHDEIVTEHPYTMLVATGDACSASRPGARRESLERYVKRMEELESIAGRFDGVRQAFAISAGRELRVIVASEKTTDEQAASICHGIAKAFESELTYPGEIKVTVVREARFTETAK, encoded by the coding sequence ATGAATACTTCCATCGCATTCTATTGCCTGATCTCCCTGCTTGTGGGTTCGGGCGTCACGTTCGGCCTGTTCAAGGCGAACGATAAAAAGCGAACTGACAAAGCGAACGAAGAAGCCCAAAAGCTGCTCGCAGCGGCGCGCGGACAAGCGGAAACGCAACGCGCCGAACTGATGTTGGCGGCCAAAGAATCCGCGCTGCAACTCAAAGCATCGGCCGACGAAGAATTGGCCGCTGGCCGCAAAACGCTCAGCATTCGCGAACAGAAACTCGATCGCCGCGACGAGCAACTTCACCAACAGGAAGACGCGCTTAAGAAACAACAACGCGGCCTCGAGAGCAGCCAAACTCGATTGGCGGCGCAGATGAAAGGTGTCTCTGACCAACGAATCCAACTGGAAAAGACGCTCAAAGAACAGTTGTCGATTCTGGAAACGGCCAGCGGAATGTCGCGTGCCGAGGCGACGGAGAAGCTGATGGCGTCGTTGCAAACGGACTTGGAACACGAACGCGGATCGGTGCTGCTGAAGCACAAGAAATTGATGGGCGAAGTCGTCAACGCGCAAAGCCGCGAGATCCTGTTGACCGCGATCCAGCGGTACGCGTCGGCCCACACCGCCGAATCGACCACCAGCACCGTCGATGTGCCGACCGACGACATGAAGGGGCGAATCATCGGCCGCGAAGGTCGCAACATTCGCGCGTTCGAAAAAGCCACCGGCGTCGACGTCATCATCGACGACACGCCCGGCGTCGTCATCGTCAGCGGGTTTGATCCCGTTCGCCGCGAGATTGCCCGACAATCGCTCGGCGCACTGATCGCCGACGGTCGGATCCATCCGTCCAAGATCGAAGAGGTCGTCGAAGAGACGACGAAAAAGATCGACGACTTCATGATGCAAAAGGGACGCGAAGCGGCTGACGAAGTCGGTGTTCCCGGATTGCACGACAAAGTCATTCGCATGCTCGGCCGGTTGCACTTCCGGACCTCGTACAGCCAGAACGTGCTGCGGCACAGTGTCGAAGTCGCTTTCATTTCCGGCCTGGTCGCTGAAATGATCGGCATGGATGGCGATCTGGCTCGGCGATGTGGATTGCTGCACGACATCGGCAAGGCGGCCGACCACGAACTCGAAGGCGGCCACCCCAAGATCGGCGCCGATATTTTGCGTCGTAACGGCGAGGGACCCGAAGTCGTCCATGCGGCGCTGGGCCACCACGACGAAATTGTCACCGAGCATCCCTACACGATGCTGGTCGCGACCGGCGATGCGTGCAGCGCCAGCCGCCCCGGCGCTCGGCGCGAGTCCCTCGAACGGTACGTCAAACGGATGGAGGAATTGGAATCGATCGCAGGCCGGTTCGACGGCGTTCGGCAAGCATTCGCGATCAGCGCGGGCCGTGAATTGCGGGTCATCGTGGCCAGCGAAAAGACGACCGACGAACAGGCCGCGTCGATCTGCCATGGCATCGCCAAGGCTTTCGAGTCCGAGCTGACGTACCCCGGCGAGATCAAGGTCACCGTGGTCCGGGAAGCCCGTTTTACCGAGACCGCCAAATAG
- the tilS gene encoding tRNA lysidine(34) synthetase TilS has protein sequence MRIDPFIERLVAAWPPPRWTGVGVVVGCSGGADSVGLLCGLNRIAEQYPNERGFLVAAHFNHGLRGEASDGDEQSVRELAESLSVRFASRRATDQDSDEAPKSDEASLRSARTQFLIETAKSYGCRYIAVAHSADDNVETVLHNLMRGTGPAGLAGIAAHRSIDQDLVLVRPLIDVRRVEIRDFLGSIGQPWREDASNQEVVYQRNWIRRELIPMIETRYPDASEAIGRATAAQRDWRSFIESAAQDWVERQSPGGEGAGGKRAGGQGVGGEQVAVNRDFRTEPAVVIAGLQLIWDARGWPRGEMTRDHWRRLADTVAGGSDERYTLPGKIDVRPVGDCIWFAVCSV, from the coding sequence ATGCGAATCGACCCATTTATCGAACGGCTCGTCGCCGCGTGGCCGCCCCCTCGATGGACGGGCGTCGGCGTGGTCGTCGGCTGCAGCGGCGGCGCCGACAGCGTCGGATTGCTGTGTGGGCTGAACCGGATTGCGGAACAATACCCGAACGAACGCGGCTTCTTGGTCGCCGCCCACTTCAACCACGGACTGCGAGGCGAAGCGTCCGACGGCGACGAGCAATCGGTTCGCGAATTAGCAGAATCCTTGTCGGTGCGGTTCGCCAGCCGCCGCGCCACTGATCAGGATTCCGACGAAGCCCCGAAATCCGACGAAGCGTCGCTGCGGTCGGCAAGAACGCAGTTCTTGATCGAGACGGCCAAAAGCTACGGCTGCCGCTACATCGCGGTTGCCCATTCGGCGGACGACAACGTCGAAACGGTGCTGCACAACCTGATGCGGGGCACCGGGCCGGCAGGCTTGGCCGGCATCGCAGCCCATCGATCGATCGATCAGGACTTGGTCCTGGTCCGGCCGCTGATCGACGTCCGGCGAGTCGAAATTCGCGATTTTCTAGGCTCGATCGGTCAACCGTGGCGTGAAGATGCGTCGAACCAGGAAGTCGTTTACCAGCGAAATTGGATTCGTCGCGAGCTGATTCCGATGATCGAGACTCGCTATCCCGACGCCTCCGAAGCCATCGGTCGTGCCACGGCGGCCCAGCGGGATTGGCGAAGCTTTATCGAATCGGCGGCCCAAGATTGGGTCGAACGGCAATCCCCGGGTGGCGAAGGAGCAGGTGGTAAAAGAGCAGGTGGCCAAGGAGTCGGGGGCGAACAAGTTGCCGTGAATCGCGACTTTCGCACCGAACCAGCCGTCGTGATCGCGGGACTTCAACTAATCTGGGACGCCCGTGGCTGGCCGCGAGGCGAAATGACTCGCGACCATTGGCGGCGGTTGGCCGATACCGTTGCCGGCGGCTCGGACGAACGCTACACGCTGCCCGGCAAGATCGATGTGCGGCCGGTGGGCGACTGCATCTGGTTCGCCGTTTGCTCTGTCTAG
- a CDS encoding DnaJ C-terminal domain-containing protein — protein sequence MADDLYQTLGVPRTATKDDIKKAYRKLAIKFHPDKNPDDKKAQDRFKRIQEANDVLSDDEKRAAYDRYGADFEKIRGSGFNPGAGGAGGAAGFEGLDLEQIFGGRGRGGGGAQFDGFSDFFEQMVGGGGGGPRGGRANRRPTTPQRGANARHELDIPLEVAVRGGQTEFYISTSDGNEKIAVTIPPGVETGSKIRLRDRGQPSPNGGPSGDLILLIKVSDHPHFRRIGRNLEVTVPISASEAILGAKIDVPTPDKPVTMSVPPGTSSGKRMRLKGQGVKQRDGSAGDLVVVLQVHVPESIDDESKELIRQFEARNPMSLRTDLSF from the coding sequence GTGGCCGACGACCTCTACCAAACATTGGGTGTCCCGCGCACTGCGACCAAGGACGACATCAAAAAGGCTTATCGCAAGCTAGCGATCAAGTTCCATCCCGATAAAAACCCCGACGACAAGAAGGCCCAGGATCGCTTCAAACGAATCCAAGAAGCCAACGATGTCCTCAGCGACGACGAGAAACGCGCCGCCTACGATCGATACGGTGCGGACTTCGAGAAAATTCGTGGCTCGGGATTCAATCCGGGTGCCGGGGGAGCCGGAGGCGCCGCCGGTTTTGAAGGTCTGGATTTGGAACAGATATTCGGCGGCCGGGGGCGCGGCGGAGGCGGAGCCCAGTTCGACGGCTTTTCGGACTTCTTTGAACAAATGGTGGGTGGCGGCGGTGGAGGGCCTCGCGGTGGCAGAGCCAACCGACGTCCGACGACGCCCCAACGAGGCGCCAACGCGCGACACGAGCTTGACATTCCCTTGGAAGTCGCCGTCCGCGGCGGACAGACCGAGTTCTACATCAGCACCAGCGACGGCAACGAGAAGATCGCCGTCACAATTCCGCCCGGCGTCGAAACGGGATCCAAAATCCGCCTGCGTGATCGAGGCCAACCGTCGCCCAACGGAGGCCCCAGCGGCGACTTGATTCTGTTGATCAAAGTTTCCGACCACCCGCACTTCCGGCGGATCGGTCGCAACTTGGAAGTCACCGTTCCCATCAGTGCCAGCGAAGCGATCCTGGGTGCGAAGATCGACGTGCCAACACCGGACAAGCCCGTCACGATGTCGGTACCGCCGGGAACCAGCAGCGGAAAACGGATGCGGTTGAAAGGACAAGGCGTCAAGCAACGCGACGGATCGGCCGGCGACTTAGTTGTGGTCTTGCAAGTTCACGTGCCGGAATCGATCGACGACGAATCGAAAGAACTGATCCGACAATTCGAAGCCCGCAACCCGATGTCGTTGCGGACGGATTTGTCGTTCTAG
- the rnpA gene encoding ribonuclease P protein component, giving the protein MRYTFGKQQRVRRSTEFTLALKKGSCAADGVLVLFAIAATATDQPPRMGVTIPKKTGNAVMRNRWKRLIRESFRLSQHNIPAGYDYVVRPKKDAKPTWAEIKKSVPRLAKKAVRRVGSQ; this is encoded by the coding sequence ATGCGATACACCTTCGGCAAACAACAACGCGTGCGGCGATCGACCGAGTTCACGCTCGCGCTGAAGAAAGGTTCCTGCGCCGCCGATGGCGTTTTGGTTCTGTTCGCGATCGCGGCAACCGCTACCGACCAACCACCGCGGATGGGCGTTACGATTCCCAAGAAGACGGGCAACGCAGTGATGCGAAACCGATGGAAGCGACTGATCCGCGAATCCTTTCGGCTGAGCCAACACAACATCCCGGCCGGATACGACTACGTCGTCCGCCCCAAAAAAGACGCCAAGCCAACATGGGCCGAAATCAAAAAATCAGTCCCACGTCTGGCCAAGAAAGCGGTGCGAAGAGTCGGCAGTCAGTGA
- a CDS encoding DJ-1/PfpI family protein encodes MTLSKPKIGVLIEEHFDPSEFRRFNQYFPEQGFQVEYLSHLWGNDSLTFTSNPTDGVVEESVIVHTEVANVSPQDYAAILLIGGYAMDRLRYQAEAVPGQPNQAPAVEFLRKCVDTKDLKIGTICHSLWLFCADRQLLEGRKVTCAHNVICDIENAGGLVQYDGSQTQELVIDGNLISGKHPGMVDHFMETIVQEIEAQLAVVA; translated from the coding sequence ATGACATTGTCCAAACCCAAGATCGGCGTGTTGATCGAAGAACACTTTGATCCAAGCGAGTTTCGTCGCTTCAATCAGTATTTCCCTGAGCAGGGATTCCAAGTGGAGTACCTGAGTCATCTGTGGGGTAATGACTCGCTAACGTTCACCAGCAACCCAACCGACGGCGTCGTTGAAGAAAGCGTTATAGTACATACTGAAGTCGCGAACGTTTCACCGCAAGATTATGCAGCGATTCTACTGATTGGTGGATATGCAATGGATCGGTTGCGGTATCAAGCCGAAGCCGTTCCCGGCCAACCAAACCAAGCTCCTGCCGTTGAGTTCTTGCGCAAGTGTGTCGATACAAAAGACCTCAAGATTGGGACGATTTGCCATAGCCTGTGGCTATTCTGTGCCGACCGCCAATTGCTGGAAGGTCGCAAAGTGACTTGCGCTCATAACGTGATTTGCGATATCGAAAACGCCGGTGGACTGGTTCAATACGACGGTTCCCAAACGCAAGAATTAGTAATCGACGGCAACCTCATTTCGGGTAAACACCCCGGAATGGTCGATCATTTTATGGAAACGATCGTTCAAGAAATCGAAGCTCAGCTTGCTGTTGTGGCCTGA
- a CDS encoding AGE family epimerase/isomerase gives MSKTSFTFSDLIAGYVSSVGNDSSSFGIRTSDGREFDVKLTPTVFAEFIRNLGEGYRDASASLENLLSEGQFLFVYGVFYPDTEGTPKIEAKHIVFAGESTDDYRFEEQDWWINQIRQLADYYLDHEFGDGPISYEDYRTNLDISGDKSSSGRQETDTISRLVYGFASAYLMTGEDRYLEAAEKGTVYLRENLRFQDRDNDVTYWYHAVDVKKDGSKHKVLASEFGDDYHAIPCYEQIYALAGPVQTYRITGDQQILDDAEATIQTFDKFFKDSSEKGGYYSHIDPISLSGHDASLGKNQAKKNWNSVGDHAPAYLINLFLATGKKEYADFLEYNFDLITKHFPDYQNSPFVQERFFDDWSKDQTWGWQQNRAVVGHNLKIAWNLTRMNSERSKASYEEMAEKIASVMPAAGSDQQRGGWYDVMERELQDGEESHRFVWHDRKAWWQQEQAILAYLILAGVTGNQEHRRLARESAAFYNAFFLDQDAGGVYFNVLANGLPYALGTERGKGSHSMAGYHSFELCYLAAVYTNLLVTKQPMDFYFKPNIDELVNRELRVAPDMLPAGSVKLAQVWVDGLPHDDFDSDQLIVRLPEGSGSVKVRIKLIPADVTFGADLLEVSGNEAIISLYGQLDESNTSLLVSALEAVHAQGVSVVRLQAKDLKSISSKAIRAIGMEIESFGPEFAIRFCDANESISIAMKASGLADELHLETAVSAS, from the coding sequence ATGTCTAAGACTTCCTTTACTTTCTCCGACCTGATCGCCGGCTACGTCTCCAGTGTTGGAAACGATTCCAGCAGCTTTGGAATTCGCACCAGTGACGGACGCGAATTTGATGTCAAGTTGACTCCCACCGTCTTCGCTGAATTCATTCGTAATTTGGGTGAAGGATACCGCGACGCCTCGGCGAGTCTCGAAAATCTGTTGAGCGAAGGCCAGTTCCTGTTTGTCTACGGCGTGTTCTATCCTGACACCGAAGGGACTCCCAAGATCGAAGCGAAGCACATTGTCTTTGCAGGTGAGTCGACCGATGACTACCGATTTGAAGAACAAGACTGGTGGATCAATCAAATTCGTCAACTGGCGGACTACTACCTGGATCATGAATTCGGCGATGGTCCGATCAGCTATGAAGATTATCGTACGAACTTGGACATCAGTGGCGACAAATCAAGTTCAGGCCGGCAGGAAACGGACACAATTTCCCGCTTGGTCTACGGCTTTGCTTCCGCGTATTTGATGACCGGTGAAGATCGTTATCTGGAGGCCGCCGAAAAGGGCACCGTCTATCTGCGCGAAAACCTTCGCTTCCAAGATCGCGACAATGATGTCACCTACTGGTACCACGCCGTCGACGTGAAAAAAGATGGCTCCAAGCACAAAGTGTTGGCATCGGAATTTGGCGATGACTACCACGCGATTCCATGTTACGAACAAATCTATGCTCTTGCGGGACCTGTGCAGACCTACCGGATTACCGGCGATCAGCAAATCTTGGACGACGCCGAAGCAACGATTCAAACATTCGACAAATTCTTCAAAGATTCCTCTGAAAAAGGCGGCTACTACTCGCACATCGACCCCATCAGCCTGAGCGGTCATGACGCTTCGCTGGGCAAGAACCAAGCGAAGAAGAACTGGAATTCAGTCGGTGACCACGCTCCTGCTTATCTGATCAATCTATTCCTGGCGACAGGCAAAAAGGAATATGCCGATTTTCTTGAATACAACTTTGATTTGATTACCAAGCATTTTCCGGACTATCAAAACAGTCCGTTCGTCCAAGAACGATTCTTTGACGATTGGTCAAAAGACCAGACGTGGGGCTGGCAACAGAATCGTGCGGTTGTCGGACACAATCTGAAGATCGCATGGAACTTAACGCGAATGAACAGCGAGCGTTCGAAAGCGAGCTACGAAGAAATGGCTGAGAAGATCGCCAGCGTGATGCCTGCTGCCGGTAGCGATCAACAGCGTGGTGGCTGGTACGACGTGATGGAGCGAGAACTTCAAGACGGAGAAGAATCGCATCGCTTCGTATGGCATGATCGCAAAGCCTGGTGGCAGCAGGAACAAGCCATTCTGGCGTACCTGATTCTTGCGGGAGTTACCGGCAACCAAGAACACCGTCGTCTGGCTCGTGAATCCGCTGCGTTCTATAACGCATTCTTCCTCGATCAAGATGCCGGTGGAGTCTACTTCAACGTGCTCGCAAACGGATTGCCTTACGCTCTCGGTACTGAACGTGGGAAGGGGTCGCACTCGATGGCTGGATACCACTCGTTTGAATTGTGCTACTTGGCCGCCGTCTATACCAACCTGTTGGTAACCAAGCAACCAATGGACTTCTACTTCAAGCCTAACATTGACGAACTCGTCAACCGCGAACTCCGCGTTGCTCCTGATATGCTGCCCGCTGGGAGCGTGAAGCTTGCTCAAGTATGGGTCGATGGACTACCGCATGATGATTTCGATAGTGACCAATTGATCGTTCGCCTGCCTGAAGGGTCAGGAAGCGTGAAGGTTCGCATCAAGCTGATTCCAGCCGACGTGACGTTTGGTGCGGACCTGCTCGAAGTAAGCGGAAATGAAGCGATCATTTCGCTCTATGGCCAACTGGATGAGTCCAATACAAGCTTGCTGGTTTCAGCACTCGAAGCCGTCCACGCTCAAGGCGTCAGTGTTGTTCGTTTGCAGGCAAAGGATTTGAAAAGCATCAGCTCAAAAGCAATTCGTGCCATTGGCATGGAGATTGAGAGCTTTGGGCCTGAGTTTGCAATCCGATTCTGCGACGCAAACGAGTCGATCTCGATCGCGATGAAAGCAAGCGGCTTGGCGGACGAATTGCACCTCGAAACGGCAGTCTCAGCAAGCTAG
- the glgX gene encoding glycogen debranching protein GlgX, with protein MQLSNVRTSASTVTPDFVLGVPSTKESGAFQVGSGRPHPLGPTVDACGVNFSLYSEHATSVELLLFRNHDDRRPCQIIRLDPASNKSFHLWHAYVHGLKPGFFYAYRVDGPQDVQQGHRFQPQKVLVDPYARGISKALWNRGDACGDTDNLETSLRCAIVHDDYDWEGDLPLNQPTEELVIYEMHVGGFTRSESSGVTHPGTFRGVIEKIPYLQELGVNAVELLPVFEFDDAEILREVDGESKTNYWGYSTMSFFAPHSSYCVDAETGSHVHEFCDMVKALHQAGISVILDVVFNHTDEGNHMGPTYSFKGIDNSTYYHLVPGQEQYYNDFSGCGNTLRCNHPVGEKFISDCLEYWVEVMHVDGFRFDEASVLTRGDGGVPLEKPPLIWNVELSDKLSETKMIAEAWDAAGLYQVGYFPGERWAEWNGKYRDDVRSFVKGDPGLLGAVAQRLAGSADLYQSRSHEPVNSINFINCHDGFTLNDLVSYNGKHNDANGEGNRDGVNENISWNCGWEGVTTDESVEELRDRQVKNFATLLMVSQGVPMFVCGDEVRRTQKGNNNTYCQDNDLNWMDWNALDQNQPMFRFWKRMIAFRKQHTSIHRSRYFTGDVNSRGVADISWHGTQLNSPGWNDPNGRALALTLGGFDAEDDVHIMLNMHWEEIEFELPSVADRRWHQAVNTALPSPQDICEYGKECSLTNDQAFQVAGRSIAILVSK; from the coding sequence ATGCAACTATCAAACGTTCGGACTTCCGCATCCACCGTCACTCCCGACTTCGTTTTAGGCGTGCCATCCACCAAGGAATCCGGTGCATTCCAAGTGGGATCGGGGCGACCTCATCCTCTCGGTCCAACCGTGGATGCATGTGGCGTCAATTTCTCACTCTACAGTGAACACGCAACTTCCGTTGAACTGTTGCTGTTTCGCAATCACGACGATCGGCGGCCATGTCAAATCATTCGATTGGATCCGGCAAGCAATAAGAGTTTCCATTTGTGGCACGCGTACGTTCACGGTCTAAAACCGGGCTTCTTTTACGCATATCGCGTCGATGGACCGCAGGACGTTCAGCAAGGCCATCGTTTTCAGCCGCAAAAAGTATTGGTCGATCCCTACGCGCGTGGAATTTCAAAAGCGTTGTGGAATCGAGGCGACGCATGTGGTGACACCGACAACCTGGAAACCAGTTTACGTTGTGCCATTGTTCACGATGACTACGACTGGGAAGGCGACCTACCGCTGAACCAGCCGACTGAAGAGCTCGTGATTTATGAAATGCATGTCGGAGGCTTCACGCGTAGCGAATCTTCCGGAGTCACTCATCCCGGCACGTTCCGCGGCGTGATCGAAAAGATCCCTTACTTGCAAGAGTTAGGTGTGAACGCCGTCGAATTGCTGCCTGTTTTTGAATTTGACGATGCTGAGATCCTGCGTGAGGTCGATGGTGAATCCAAAACGAACTACTGGGGTTACAGCACCATGTCGTTCTTCGCTCCCCACTCCAGCTATTGCGTGGACGCGGAGACGGGAAGTCATGTTCACGAGTTTTGCGACATGGTCAAAGCCCTTCACCAGGCTGGCATCAGTGTGATTCTCGATGTGGTTTTCAATCATACCGACGAAGGCAACCACATGGGGCCGACGTACTCATTCAAAGGGATCGACAACTCGACCTACTATCACTTAGTCCCCGGTCAAGAACAATACTACAACGATTTCTCTGGTTGCGGAAATACACTGCGTTGCAATCATCCCGTCGGTGAGAAATTCATTTCCGACTGCCTGGAATACTGGGTGGAAGTCATGCACGTCGATGGCTTCCGCTTCGACGAAGCTTCGGTTCTGACCCGTGGCGACGGCGGTGTTCCGCTTGAGAAGCCACCGCTGATTTGGAATGTTGAGCTATCAGACAAACTATCTGAGACCAAAATGATTGCTGAGGCATGGGACGCCGCTGGACTGTACCAAGTCGGGTACTTTCCCGGTGAACGATGGGCCGAATGGAACGGCAAGTACCGTGACGATGTGCGATCTTTTGTAAAGGGAGACCCAGGGTTGCTCGGAGCTGTCGCCCAACGACTCGCCGGTAGCGCCGACCTCTATCAAAGTCGCTCTCACGAACCCGTCAATAGCATAAACTTCATTAATTGCCACGATGGATTCACGTTGAATGATTTGGTCAGTTACAACGGCAAGCACAATGATGCCAATGGTGAAGGAAACCGCGATGGAGTGAATGAAAACATCAGCTGGAACTGCGGCTGGGAAGGAGTCACGACCGATGAATCGGTAGAAGAACTACGCGATCGCCAGGTTAAGAACTTCGCCACTCTTCTGATGGTCTCCCAAGGAGTGCCAATGTTCGTCTGCGGCGACGAAGTCCGTCGCACTCAAAAAGGCAACAACAACACGTATTGCCAAGACAACGATCTGAACTGGATGGATTGGAATGCGCTCGATCAAAATCAACCGATGTTTCGCTTTTGGAAACGGATGATCGCGTTCCGAAAACAGCATACATCGATTCATCGTTCTCGCTACTTCACCGGCGACGTGAACAGCCGTGGCGTCGCAGATATTTCATGGCATGGTACCCAACTGAATTCCCCCGGCTGGAACGATCCAAATGGTCGTGCGTTGGCGCTGACGTTAGGTGGATTCGATGCCGAGGATGACGTGCACATCATGCTCAATATGCACTGGGAAGAAATCGAATTTGAATTGCCTTCGGTCGCAGACCGTCGATGGCATCAAGCCGTCAACACCGCATTGCCTTCCCCACAAGACATCTGCGAGTACGGCAAAGAGTGCTCTCTCACCAACGATCAAGCGTTCCAGGTCGCAGGCAGAAGTATCGCCATCCTGGTTTCAAAATAG
- a CDS encoding TMEM175 family protein, producing the protein MHTRLIHKDRLSALSDGVIAVMITLMFLGFEGTYQQIRIAKSSAEIWSLIGQQIPQFLAYCLSFLVIGGYWLKQHLIFLYIGHVDRVFIGLNFLFLMCISIVPIATDWLVESAHHEFNAIFVFYSLCYTACSLALAASWAWATTGNRLSVPHLMPETVRSVYVQIAVSVGACLLGVAVSYIDIWLGMVVLTGSSIAMLCPLESDGHWQQQSKEEVSEISRPKKAMHEPYRELSTAPGMAQPGKTLAT; encoded by the coding sequence ATGCACACTCGACTGATTCACAAGGATCGCCTCTCAGCGCTAAGTGACGGCGTGATTGCCGTGATGATCACTCTGATGTTTCTAGGGTTTGAGGGAACCTATCAGCAAATCCGCATCGCAAAATCTTCTGCAGAAATATGGTCGCTAATCGGTCAGCAAATTCCACAGTTCCTGGCATACTGCCTCAGCTTTCTCGTCATCGGCGGCTATTGGCTGAAACAGCATCTGATTTTTCTCTATATCGGACACGTTGATCGAGTCTTCATTGGACTGAATTTTTTGTTCCTGATGTGTATCTCCATCGTCCCCATCGCGACGGATTGGTTGGTCGAATCGGCCCATCATGAATTCAACGCAATTTTTGTTTTCTACTCCCTCTGCTACACCGCATGCAGTCTCGCACTGGCGGCTTCATGGGCGTGGGCAACGACGGGGAATCGTTTATCGGTCCCGCATCTTATGCCGGAAACTGTCCGTTCTGTCTACGTTCAAATCGCTGTCAGCGTTGGTGCATGCCTCCTTGGTGTAGCGGTTTCATATATCGACATCTGGCTCGGTATGGTTGTCTTGACAGGTTCTTCGATTGCCATGTTGTGTCCACTCGAATCGGACGGTCACTGGCAGCAGCAATCCAAAGAGGAAGTCTCCGAAATTTCGAGACCAAAAAAAGCGATGCATGAGCCGTATCGCGAATTGTCAACAGCTCCAGGTATGGCGCAGCCTGGAAAGACTCTTGCCACCTAA
- a CDS encoding IS110 family transposase, whose translation MVTKAKSRTRKTATKRFIGKPTGHVQERVQACGPQHFGIVAVDCAKRRSKWMLCDFFGRVLIEPTTVEHRRGDFAAMIASINEACEAEGIDDRIAAVEMTGIYHKPVQAAFRKAGFDTRIVHPFASSHYRKPLHPAAKTDDNDLEAIFHAAVAGYGLASLPVGEVYQHLRALSRHRHNLTKQQARLKVQIRRLMHQAMPGYADLWEDDKLYHRSIAMPIALAFPSAASIQKAGTEGLAKHLRQEKIRFQMRTLERILTWSRTAAEPSELSSLHTRQWQDLNSLRESFYEQIHAVEREMSGFLVKTPYILLLSVTGINVISAARLAGEAGPIEHYASARAIPRTGWPLSLALPKR comes from the coding sequence ATGGTCACAAAAGCAAAATCTCGAACCCGTAAAACCGCTACCAAACGCTTTATCGGCAAGCCAACCGGACACGTTCAAGAGAGAGTCCAAGCTTGCGGCCCGCAGCACTTCGGCATTGTAGCAGTCGACTGTGCCAAACGCCGCAGCAAGTGGATGCTGTGCGACTTCTTCGGACGCGTGTTGATCGAGCCCACAACGGTCGAACATAGGCGAGGTGACTTCGCTGCGATGATCGCGTCCATCAACGAAGCCTGCGAAGCCGAAGGCATCGACGACCGTATCGCCGCCGTTGAGATGACCGGCATCTACCACAAGCCCGTTCAAGCCGCTTTCCGCAAAGCGGGCTTCGACACTCGCATCGTTCACCCGTTTGCGTCGAGTCACTATCGCAAACCGCTGCACCCCGCTGCTAAGACCGATGACAATGATCTCGAAGCCATCTTTCACGCCGCGGTTGCCGGATACGGTCTCGCTTCCCTTCCCGTCGGCGAGGTCTATCAGCACCTGCGAGCCCTCAGTCGGCATCGTCACAACCTGACCAAACAACAGGCAAGACTCAAAGTTCAGATTCGCAGATTGATGCATCAAGCGATGCCTGGCTACGCCGATCTGTGGGAAGATGACAAGCTCTATCATCGCTCAATCGCCATGCCGATCGCGTTGGCGTTTCCATCGGCAGCGTCGATTCAGAAAGCTGGCACCGAAGGTCTGGCCAAGCATCTGCGTCAAGAGAAGATCCGCTTTCAAATGCGCACACTCGAACGCATCCTCACGTGGTCACGAACCGCCGCCGAGCCGAGCGAACTATCATCGCTGCATACCCGGCAGTGGCAGGATCTGAACTCGCTACGTGAATCGTTTTACGAACAAATTCACGCCGTGGAACGGGAAATGTCGGGCTTTTTGGTCAAAACGCCCTACATCCTGTTGCTCAGCGTCACCGGTATCAATGTCATTTCGGCGGCGCGTTTGGCTGGCGAAGCCGGACCGATCGAGCACTATGCTTCGGCTCGGGCGATTCCCCGGACGGGCTGGCCTCTATCCCTCGCGTTACCAAAGCGATGA